A single region of the Sphaeramia orbicularis chromosome 6, fSphaOr1.1, whole genome shotgun sequence genome encodes:
- the fanci gene encoding Fanconi anemia group I protein produces the protein MEAQMDKIVSLSDGDSTVELQKYLSSLTDDQLITVITNKALSGKKVGVMFKGIFKGSPPTSTEGAKRRLLLYQHCIPLCESGDLQTEVASDIIGLLMLETHTLSGPSLAQLATLFVDAIKVGKMGNGKSLELFPTVLTALAACEALSYGKGELSGEEYKKQLINSLCSSRWDPQCVIHLTTMFRDVPLSPEELQFLVEKVQRMFIKLDLQEIPPLVYQLLLLSAKGCKKLVLDGIISYFKEQDLSQEEEQKHGESLDLEVQSIPQDQLRHVEGTVILHIVFAIRLDHELGREFLKSFKTSHGDLCPFSVALLLSVARIQRYEEQVFDLLKGAIIKSYKDELLQQGSKFLQDLIPGHCSVAQMLIDTVKNSVFGWDHVTQGLVQLGFYLMDTFGPKPGPFGKTAEGSATVARTPTQQACKLGGQVLLQGFKIHEPLRGEILEQVLNRLVTKTASPVSHYLDLFSDIVVSAPMILLESSSKVTETFDYLSYLPLATVQGLLKAVQPLLKVSMSLKDALILVLRKAMFSSQLDGRKSAVTGFLLLLKNFKVLGSLASSQCSQSISSSQIQVDVHSRYNSAANEAFCLEILSSLRRCLSQQADVRLMLYEGFYDVLRRNSQLASSIMQTLLSQLKRYYEPEQDLLPPIKLEPCITAHRDQIYLQEPLAHLVSCTIHCLLWLQNTQRSCNLDNSDDEEEENEGYQSELQTILDSITRRMIKSELEDFELDKSAEFSMGSTVGVKNNIYAVLVMGVYEVLMEYNFIKANYSKSGFEEVMELFTRYHKISEILKEKSGKGRAPSHKTPRSLLSLGFISTLLEVVSRDNTQSREEALSVLRTNGEFVRYSLCVAVQKIQQLEETGQTDGPDGMNTDKTFRFLRDMTSVLMWRYIKIPSVVEDAGKKEKRSSLSHLCLEGLLRIFTTCQQRYSDKMAQLLFSATEISDKDEEPEDDNATTFFYIRQFQRALFIQLNGREEEFNSKEAQLLVSILSVLSRQLNPSSQQFVQMIKWAVQICQDTSFEDSAFTKGMLSLLFSLHVLFRSPVSLLLELCQDIHSQLGDIDQDVEVEKQTHFAVVNMKTATTAALLVLSQVDRVLDEVDWLIARKKNQGTSDKSGNGEATQTTGQQDPVEKAVTLQLGTLLTALNELVQTALLPGTCTITLLRQLSRTYTILTTLVKYYIQVCSSQNGTLPARFEKLVKLSGSHLTPQCYSFITYAQSGELSGGSADDKKKKRRNDANTAASSKLLREMKVIPNLIFSIEQYEKYLITLSKKSKVNLMQYMKLSTSRDFRINAATLDAALQEQDDSQQTTASQDEEEEAQEPKQKKRKQ, from the exons ATGGAGGCTCAAATGGATAAAATTGTGTCACTGTCAGATGGAGACAGTACTGTCGAACTCCAGAAGTACCTTTCCTCCCTTACAGATGACCAG ctGATCACTGTAATTACTAATAAAGCACTGAGTGGCAAGAAGGTTGGTGTTATGTTTAAGGGCATATTTAAAG GCTCCCCACCCACTTCCACTGAAGGGGCAAAACGTAGACTTCTACTTTACCAACACTGCATCCCCCTGTGTGAATCTGGAGACCTACAGACTGAGGTAGCTTCAGATATCATTGGACTGCTGATGCTGGAG ACCCATACACTGTCTGGACCTTCTCTTGCACAACTCGCAACTCTTTTTGTTGATGCCATTAAAGTGGGAAAAATGGGCAACGGGAAATCCCTGGAACTGTTTCCTACTGTACTTACTGCCCTTGCAGCCTGTGAAGCTCTGTCTTATGGCAAAG GAGAACTCTCTGGGGAGGAATACAAGAAGCAACTCATCAACAGCCTCTGCTCAAGCAG ATGGGACCCACAATGTGTTATTCACTTAACAACCATGTTCAG GGATGTACCGTTGTCACCAGAAGAGCTGCAGTTTCTGGTGGAGAAAGTGCAGAGGATGTTCATCAAATTAGATCTACAGGAAATTCCACCTCTAGTTTACCAGTTACTGCTTTTATCTGCAAAG GGTTGTAAGAAACTGGTCCTGGATGGGATCATCAGTTATTTTAAAGAACAAGATCTTAGTCAGGAAGAAGAGCAAAAACACGGAGA GAGCTTGGATCTGGAGGTTCAGTCCATTCCACAGGACCAGTTAAGGCATGTGGAAGGAACTGTCATCCTCCACATAGTCTTTGCTATACGACTAGACCATGAACTTGGGAGAGAATTCCTTAAAAGCTTTAAG ACATCCCATGGGGACCTGTGCCCCTTCAGTGTCGCCTTGTTACTGTCAGTTGCTCGGATTCAGCGCTACGAAGAGCAG GTGTTTGACCTTTTGAAGGGGGCGATCATCAAAAGCTATAAGGATGAGTTGCTGCAGCAGGGGTCCAAATTCCTGCAAGACCTCATACCAGGGCACTGCAGTGTGGCTCAGATGTTAATAGACACAGTTAAGAACAG CGTGTTTGGATGGGATCATGTGACCCAGGGTTTGGTGCAGCTGGGTTTCTACCTTATGGATACATTTGGACCCAAACCTGGACCGTTTGGCAAGACTGCAGAGGGTTCTGCTACTGTAGCCAGGACCCCAACACAGCAGGCCTGTAAGCTGGGAGGTCAGGTGCTCCTCCAGGGCTTCAAG ATTCACGAGCCTCTCAGGGGTGAGATACTGGAGCAAGTCCTAAATCGACTGGTGACAAAAACAGCCTCACCCGTCTCTCATTACTTAG ACCTTTTCTCTGACATTGTGGTGTCAGCTCCCATGATACTCCTTGAGTCGTCTTCGAAGGTGACAGAGACATTTGACTACCTGTCATATTTGCCTTTGGCCACTGTGCAGGGTCTGCTAAAAGCTGTTCAG CCATTACTGAAGGTCAGTATGTCGCTGAAAGATGCTTTGATTCTGGTTCTTCGTAAAGCTATGTTTTCCAG CCAACTTGATGGCAGGAAGTCAGCAGTGACTGGCTTCTTGTTGCTGCTGAAGAACTTCAAAGTGTTGGGGAGCCTGGCCTCAAGTCAGTGTAGCCAGTCAATCTCCTCCAGCCAG ATTCAAGTGGATGTTCATTCTCGATACAACTCAGCTGCCAACGAGGCGTTCTGTCTGGAGATTCTCAGCAGCCTGCGTCGCTGCCTGAGTCAGCAGGCTGATGTGCGCCTTATGCTCTATGAG GGTTTTTATGATGTTCTTCGTCGTAACTCCCAACTTGCGAGCTCCATCATGCAGACACTCCTCTCACAA CTGAAGCGATACTACGAGCCAGAACAAGATCTCCTGCCTCCAATAAAACTGGAGCCGTGCATCACTGCACACAGAGACCAAATCTACCTCCAGGAGCCTCTG GCCCATCTGGTGAGCTGCACCATTCATTGCCTGCTGTGGCTTCAGAACACGCAGCGATCGTGTAATCTTGACAACAgtgatgatgaggaggaagagAATGAAGGATACCAATCTGAACTACAAACCATCCTGGACAGCATTACAAGACGAATGATCAAGAGTGAGCTGGAGGACTTTGAActg GATAAGTCAGCTGAGTTCTCCATGGGATCCACTGTGGGAGTGAAGAATAACATCTATGCTGTTCTGGTGATGGGAGTATATGAGGTTCTCATGGAGTACAACTTCATCAAGGCCAACTACAG TAAAAGTGGTTTTGAGGAGGTGATGGAGCTGTTCACCCGCTACCATAAGATATCTGAGATCCTGAAGGAGAAATCGGGGAAAGGTCGAGCTCCCTCACATAAAACACCTCGAAGTTTACTCTCTCTGGGCTTCATATCAACTCTCCTCGAAGTGGTCTCCAG AGACAATACTCAGAGCAGAGAGGAAGCTCTCTCAGTTCTGCGCACAAATGGAGAATTTGTGCGATATTCACTGTGCGTGGCCGTACAGAAAATCCAGCAGCTGGAGGAAACTGGACAGACAGACGGCCCAGATGGAATGAACACAGACAAGACTTTCCGCTTCCTCCGTGACATGACAAG TGTGCTGATGTGGCGGTATATCAAAATCCCCAGTGTGGTGGAGGATGCAGGTAAGAAGGAGAAGCGCTCCAGCCTGTCCCACCTGTGTCTGGAGGGTCTCCTCCGGATCTTCACAACCTGCCAGCAGCGTTACTCAGACAAGATGGCCCAGCTCCTCTTCTCTGCCACGG AGATCTCTGACAAGGATGAGGAGCCAGAAGATGACAATGCCACAACCTTCTTTTACATCCGTCAGTTTCAG AGGGCACTGTTCATTCAGTTAAATGGTAGAGAAGAGGAATTCAACAGCAAGGAGGCCCAGCTGTTGGTCAGCATTTTGAGCGTCCTTTCACGACAGTTAAATCCCTCTTCCCAGCAG tttgttcagatgatcAAGTGGGCTGTTCAAATCTGCCAGGACACCAGTTTTG AGGATTCGGCTTTCACCAAGGGGATGCTCTCTCTGCTCTTCAGCCTTCATGTTCTCTTCAGGAGTCCTGTGAGCCTGTTGTTGGAACTCTGTCAAGACATCCACAGCCAGCTGGGAGATATCGATCAG GATGTGGAGGTGGAAAAACAGACACACTTTGCCGTTGTCAACATGAAGACGGCTACAACAGCAGCG CTGCTGGTGCTGTCTCAGGTTGACAGAGTGCTCGATGAAGTGGACTGGCTCATCGCCAGAAAGAAAAACCAGGGCACCTCTGACAAATCAGGCAACG GCGAGGCCACCCAGACCACAGGCCAGCAAGATCCAGTAGAGAAAGCAGTGACATTGCAACTTGGGACCCTTTTGACTGCACTTAATGAGCTGGTGCAGACAGCCCTGCTGCCTGGTACATGCACCATTACACTGTTAAGACAACTGAGCCGCACATACACCATCCTCACCACCCTGGTCAAATAT TATATCCAGGTGTGTTCCAGCCAGAACGGCACACTGCCAGCACGCTTCGAGAAACTG GTCAAGTTGTCTGGCTCCCACCTGACACCACAATGCTACTCATTTATCACATATGCACAG AGTGGCGAACTAAGTGGTGGAAGTGCAGATGACAAGAAGAAAAAGCGAAGGAATGACGCGAACACTGCAGCCTCT TCAAAACTCCTGCGTGAGATGAAGGTCATTCCTAATCTGATCTTCAGCATTGAACAGTATGaaaaatacctcatcacactcTCAAAGAAGTCAAAG GTGAATCTGATGCAGTACATGAAGCTGAGCACTTCGAGAGACTTCCGTATCAATGCTGCCACTCTGGATGCAGCTCTGCAGGAACAGGATGACAGCCAGCAG ACAACGGCATcccaggatgaagaggaggaggcacAAGAGCCcaaacagaagaagagaaaacagtGA